The Elephas maximus indicus isolate mEleMax1 chromosome 19, mEleMax1 primary haplotype, whole genome shotgun sequence genome contains a region encoding:
- the LOC126063235 gene encoding CMRF35-like molecule 6, whose amino-acid sequence MTPWGRTQWLPPVMLLLSVPGCLMLIGPSMVMGAVGESLSVHCQYEEKFKENDKYWCREQLFKPCDKIVETRGLEREKAKGRVSLRDHPSQLNFTVTLRNLTVEDEGIYWCGIHVTWAKDGLLLFDPIFRVVVSVSPALTTASSSESSTRTLGPPTSLPAHTRPSTTGQETSKLRSLLSSIHFLLLVFLKVPLLLSMLSAVLWVNRPLWGPRGRQCQPGSKSQ is encoded by the exons ATGACCCCGTGGGGCAGGACCCAGTGGCTGCCCCCAGTGATGCTCCTTCTCAGTGTTCCAG GCTGCCTGATGCTGATCGGCCCCAGTATGGTGATGGGTGCAGTGGGGGAATCTCTGAGTGTGCACTGTCAGTATGAGGAGAAATTCAAGGAAAACGACAAATACTGGTGCAGAGAACAGCTTTTTAAACCATGTGACAAGATTGTGGAGACCAGAGGGttagagagagagaaggcgaaGGGCCGAGTGTCCCTGAGGGACCATCCTTCCCAGCTCAACTTCACAGTGACCCTGAGGAACCTCACAGTAGAGGATGAAGGCATATACTGGTGTGGGATTCATGTAACTTGGGCCAAAGACGGACTGCTTCTGTTCGATCCCATCTTCCGGGTGGTGGTATCTGTGTCCCCAG CCCTCACCACAGCCTCCAGCTCTGAGAGCTCCACAAGGACCCTTGGGCCTCCCACGTCCCTGCCAGCACACACCAGGCCCAGCACAACCGGGCAGGAGACCTCCAAACTCAG GTCCCTACTCAGCAGCATCCACTTCCTGCTCCTGGTCTTCCTGAAGGTGCCTCTGCTCCTGAGCATGCTCAGTGCTGTCCTCTGGGTGAACAGGCCTCTGTGGGGCCCTAGGGGGAGGCAGTGTCAGCCAGGCTCTAAGAGCCAGTAG
- the LOC126063190 gene encoding LOW QUALITY PROTEIN: CMRF35-like molecule 5 (The sequence of the model RefSeq protein was modified relative to this genomic sequence to represent the inferred CDS: substituted 1 base at 1 genomic stop codon): MDLCFPGCSAISGPKAVSGPKRGSLTVRCSYGPGXETYYKWWCRGAVWNSCKILVKTTGSEKEVKEVRMSIRDSQKNHTFIVTMEKLREDYAGFHWCGIERTGIDLGAQLKVSFGPGKSGCLMPATPEEITASPSTTAQCSNDRPPPWSSAQLVGLSLLINVRFCILVFLEVPLFLVMLSAVLWVNRPQRGPGKRGGISPPMRTSSPGLQNALSKSTDC; encoded by the exons ATGGATTTGTGCTTTCCAGGCTGCTCTGCCATATCGGGTCCAAAAGCAGTGAGTGGCCCAAAGAGGGGCTCATTGACTGTGCGGTGTAGTTATGGCCCAGGATGAGAGACCTACTACAAGTGGTGGTGTCGAGGAGCTGTTTGGAATAGCTGCAAAATCCTTGTTAAAACCACTGGGTCAGAGAAAGAGGTGAAGGAAGTCCGCATGTCCATCAGGGACAGTCAGAAAAACCACACGTTCATTGTGACCATGGAGAAGCTCAGGGAAGACTATGCAGGCTTTCACTGGTGTGGGATTGAGAGAACAGGAATTGATCTTGGAGCCCAGCTTAAAGTGTCATTTGGCCCAGGTAAGAGCGGATGCCT AATGCCAGCCACCCCAGAAGAGATCACAGCCTCCCCCAGCACGACCGCCCAGTGCTCCAATGACAG ACCCCCACCCTGGAGCTCAGCCCAGTTGGTAGGATT GTCTCTTCTCATCAATGTCCGCTTCTGCATCCTGGTGTTCCTGGAGGTGCCTCTGTTCCTGGTGATGCTCAGTGCTGTTCTCTGGGTGAACAGACCTCAGAGGGGACCTGGGAAAAGAGGTGGGATCAGCCCACCTATGAGAACCAGTAGCCCTGGTCTCCAGAATGCCCTGTCCAAAAGCACAGACTGTTGA